Proteins co-encoded in one Oreochromis aureus strain Israel breed Guangdong linkage group 3, ZZ_aureus, whole genome shotgun sequence genomic window:
- the LOC116324242 gene encoding piggyBac transposable element-derived protein 4-like, which translates to MASHYNTEEALRMVMDPESEDSSLSSAEDSGDDAEISTGEETEESGSDSRGADSSEIESGDMEEAPAGWIGKNGLTWNPTNAETLRYVPAAIGNTGPTHYATARICDPLSSFLLFVTDEIMLHIVSKTNLQGRRTIANWKDVDSDELRAYVGLLILAGVYRSKHESTLSLWNEKSGRMVFRATMSEKRFHHISRALRFDDKLSRPRRRCDKLAPIRHIWDMWTHRLEMMFCPGREICVDEQLVPFRGRCGFRQYMPKKPGKYGLKIWAACDVDTAYAWRVQLYTGKAAGERPEVNQGMRVVLELTEGLQGHAVTCDNFFTSIPLSEELLKRKMTLVGTIRKNKPELPPQLLQTRGREVFSSVFAFRMTHTAVSYVPRHGKNVLLLSTKHRTPSVSDDAKRKPQIIMDYNKSKGGVDRLDQAVCAYSCRRRTRRWPLALFHHMIDVSLYNGFVLWTAVDPAWKQSKSHRRRLYIEEVGEALVKPHMARRERLPRPSLTAELVRHAQYAAASDPSAAPSAAPRAKARRQCDLCSIKRRRVVTTCCKCGNEVCKDHTLTICSNCST; encoded by the exons ATGGCAAGTCATTACAACACTGAAGAAGCGCTGAGAATGGTCATGGATCCCGAGTCCGAGGATAGCTCCTTGTCATCCGCAGAGGACTCTGGGGATGACGCGGAGATTTCAACGGGGGAGGAAACGGAGGAGTCCGGTTCCGACTCACGCGGAGCCGACTCTTCTGAAATTGAGAGCGGAGACATGGAGGAAGCACCAGCGGGGTGGATTGGTAAAAATGGATTAACGTGGAATCCCACAAACGCCGAGACGCTGCGTTATGTTCCAGCCGCTATTGGGAACACTGGACCTACGCATTACGCCACCGCTCGGATCTGTGACCCGCTATCCAGCTTTTTACTCTTTGTCACGGATGAAATCATGCTGCATATTGTGTCCAAGACCAATCTCCAGGGGAGGCGTACGATCGCGAATTGGAAAGACGTGGACAGTGACGAGCTCCGGGCTTATGTGGGGCTACTGATCCTGGCAGGAGTTTACCGGTCCAAGCACGAGTCCACGCTCAGTCTGTGGAATGAGAAATCTGGCCGCATGGTATTTCGGGCTACCATGTCAGAAAAAAGATTTCACCACATTAGCAGGGCTCTGCGGTTTGATGACAAACTTTCGAGACCGAGACGTCGTTGTGACAAACTGGCTCCCATTCGTCACATCTGGGATATGTGGACCCACCGCCTAGAAATGATGTTCTGCCCGGGCAGGGAAATATGTGTGGACGAGCAACTAGTCCCGTTCAGAGGGAGGTGCGGGTTCAGACAATACATGCCCAAGAAGCCAGGGAAGTACGGGCTGAAAATATGGGCAGCCTGCGACGTCGATACGGCATACGCCTGGAGAGTCCAGCTGTACACAGGCAAAGCAGCTGGCGAACGCCCTGAAGTCAACCAGGGAATGCGGGTCGTTTTGGAGCTGACAGAGGGGCTCCAGGGACACGCTGTCACATGTGACAACTTCTTCACATCGATTCCTCTGTCAGAAGAACTACTCAAAAGAAAAATGACCCTGGTTGGAAccatcagaaaaaataaaccaGAGCTTCCGCCGCAGCTCCTTCAGACAAGGGGGAGGGAGGTGTTTTCCTCCGTTTTCGCTTTCAGGATGACCCACACGGCCGTGTCTTACGTGCCCCGCCACGGCAAAAATGTGCTCTTATTGAGCACGAAACACCGCACCCCAAGCGTGAGCGATGACGCCAAAAGAAAGCCTCAAATTATAATGGACTACAACAAATCCAAAGGAGGGGTCGACAGACTTGATCAG gctgtgtgcGCCTACTCCTGCAGGAGGCGAACGAGGCGGTGGCCATTAGCTCTGTTCCATCATATGATTGACGTCTCCCTTTATAACGGTTTCGTCCTGTGGACCGCAGTCGATCCAGCCTGGAAGCAGTCCAAATCACATAGGAGGAGGCTTTACATCGAGGAGGTGGGGGAAGCTTTAGTGAAACCTCACATGGCAAGGAGAGAGCGCCTTCCTCGCCCATCACTCACAGCGGAGCTTGTGAGACATGCCCAGTATGCTGCTGCTTCAGACCCCTCTGCAGCCCCCTCTGCAGCCCCCAGAGCGAAGGCCAGGAGGCAATGCGACCTTTGCTCAATAAAAAGACGAAGAGTCGTCACCACCTGCTGCAAATGTGGAAATGAAGTATGTAAGGACCACACCCTGACCATTTGCAGCAACTGCTCCACCTGA